In the Acyrthosiphon pisum isolate AL4f unplaced genomic scaffold, pea_aphid_22Mar2018_4r6ur Scaffold_2763;HRSCAF=3292, whole genome shotgun sequence genome, ctCCATTCTTTATTGAAGGAAAATGGTAGGTATCtcatttttggaggaaaattGCTTGGGCCAATGgtacatgtacctatacttaagtTAAAGATATAACTTGTTTGACTTGTTTGTATAGGTtatattgtttagaaaaatgtacctataaatacattattataatatatttactttgttGTGGTTTCAAAAATTTCGTTATTGCTCTGTAACCACGTTTTCCATCGACTTCGTAGTTCACATTTCTTATCATACCATTAGGCTCTAGAAAACTGTACGATCCTTTTACGTAATCACCGTACTTCGATTCCCAGCGATGTGTTACAACGCCTGAGAGCAAATcattgatactgtaatgaaatTCGTAAGCCAACTGTCAAACAGATCATATGGTGAATAAATATTcccattattttaattgtattgttattcaCTTATTGTTTACATAATGATTCATGAGACATAaactaatatgtatgtaataaattcaaatacctCATTTTCTTGAATTGG is a window encoding:
- the LOC100572353 gene encoding cuticle protein 19-like, which gives rise to IIFSFVILWPTTLSQNYYVPIQENELAYEFHYSINDLLSGVVTHRWESKYGDYVKGSYSFLEPNGMIRNVNYEVDGKRGYRAITKFLKPQQSKYIIIMYL